A genomic segment from Clostridium pasteurianum BC1 encodes:
- a CDS encoding BMP family ABC transporter substrate-binding protein has product MELNAQEQYRDAVKRGKKELQSPMLCLDEILKGEEIVANVNLGILEIPLKKIVGTYSRSRSTAFSKGFMPIIDNESEFRNKWIALYESHLEEGINQPIKVYEYLNYFYAIEGNKRVSVLKFLKAFSIRGEVIRLVPKKRKEDLTNTIYYEFLDFYNKTKLNSIWFTKKHSFNKLSHMLDAYNPKLYLEEDKYEHFKKFKYDTFRDIYLKMGGGKLPVTTGDAFLEYISLYGINDSLNEGKVSNRLKQLMKELTHFKDKSIEIQTNSQKDSTKRLSGISNFITLPKKLKVAFVYARSIKTSGWTYGHELGRKYVENRLSDQITTKYIQEVPENAFDYEYIKSLAEEGNNVIFTTSPIFRNATLKCAMEYPEIKFFNCSDDTPYKHMSCYFGRVYEARFLAGMIAGAVTKTNIIGYSATSPSSEVISAINSFALGAKLVNPYAEVKVAWTREWNSHDKFTDVEATLLNKNCDVISNRNLKVARAETEKFGVYSMLCSFDKGSKEPDKYLAAPIWNWGVYYEKILNNILNDSFKTIVDMFNSNSKLINFWYGMSEGVVDIYYSKKYVPISVQKLIEAMKKMIISNEFNPFTGPICDNGGKLRIDEDQQATPYEILNMNWFVDNVEVEEYVDK; this is encoded by the coding sequence AATAGTTGGAACCTATTCCCGTTCTAGAAGTACTGCTTTCTCAAAAGGCTTCATGCCAATAATTGATAATGAATCAGAATTTAGAAATAAATGGATAGCTTTATATGAAAGTCATCTGGAGGAAGGTATAAATCAGCCAATAAAGGTATACGAATATCTTAATTATTTCTATGCAATTGAGGGAAATAAAAGGGTAAGTGTACTAAAATTTTTAAAGGCATTTTCTATCAGGGGAGAGGTAATAAGACTTGTACCAAAGAAAAGGAAAGAAGATTTAACCAATACTATATATTATGAATTCCTGGATTTCTATAATAAAACAAAGCTCAATTCCATATGGTTTACAAAAAAACATAGTTTTAATAAGCTTTCGCATATGCTTGATGCATATAATCCAAAGCTTTACTTGGAAGAGGATAAGTATGAACATTTTAAAAAATTCAAATATGATACCTTTAGAGATATATATCTGAAGATGGGTGGGGGTAAGCTTCCTGTAACCACAGGAGATGCTTTCCTGGAATATATTTCTTTATATGGTATAAATGATTCCTTAAATGAGGGGAAAGTTTCTAATAGGTTAAAGCAGCTTATGAAGGAATTGACTCATTTTAAAGATAAGAGTATAGAAATTCAGACAAATTCTCAAAAAGATTCAACTAAAAGGCTATCAGGCATATCTAATTTTATAACTTTACCTAAAAAATTAAAGGTGGCTTTTGTCTATGCCAGAAGCATTAAAACCTCAGGCTGGACCTATGGTCATGAGCTTGGCAGGAAATATGTAGAGAATAGACTTTCTGATCAGATTACCACAAAGTATATTCAAGAAGTACCTGAGAATGCCTTTGATTATGAATATATAAAATCCCTTGCAGAAGAGGGGAATAATGTTATTTTTACTACTAGTCCTATATTCAGGAATGCTACCTTGAAATGCGCTATGGAATATCCGGAGATTAAATTTTTTAATTGTTCAGATGATACACCTTATAAGCATATGAGTTGCTATTTTGGGAGAGTCTATGAAGCCAGATTTTTAGCCGGCATGATAGCAGGGGCTGTGACAAAAACAAATATAATAGGATATTCTGCAACAAGTCCTTCTTCAGAGGTGATTTCTGCAATTAATTCCTTTGCACTAGGAGCTAAGCTTGTGAACCCCTATGCTGAGGTAAAGGTTGCATGGACTAGAGAATGGAATAGTCACGATAAGTTTACCGATGTTGAAGCAACACTTCTCAATAAGAACTGCGATGTTATTTCTAATAGAAATCTTAAGGTAGCAAGAGCTGAAACTGAAAAATTTGGGGTATACTCCATGCTCTGTAGTTTTGACAAAGGAAGCAAAGAACCAGATAAATATCTTGCGGCTCCCATCTGGAATTGGGGAGTATATTATGAAAAAATTTTAAATAATATATTGAATGACAGCTTTAAGACCATTGTGGATATGTTTAATTCTAATTCTAAACTAATTAACTTTTGGTATGGTATGTCAGAAGGTGTTGTGGATATATATTATTCCAAGAAATATGTTCCAATATCAGTGCAAAAGCTTATTGAAGCTATGAAGAAAATGATTATATCAAATGAATTCAATCCATTTACAGGACCAATTTGTGATAATGGGGGAAAACTGAGAATTGATGAAGACCAGCAGGCTACTCCCTATGAAATTCTCAATATGAATTGGTTTGTGGATAATGTTGAAGTAGAGGAATATGTGGATAAATAA